GATAGAATCTTCTTTAGACTGGCCAAAAGCAGCCATTCCAAAAAGCAATAATGAAGTGCCTAGTATCTTTTTCATACTACCAGTTTTTATCAACCATAAAAATCATTTGTGTAATGGCTACTGCTCCGAGAAGTAATTCTCTTTTGTTCACTTTGTCAAAAGTATCCTGTTCAGAATGGTGGTAATCGAAATATCTCTGTGTATCTACCACCAGCTCTGCTAAAGGAATGTCGAGTTTTTTTAAAGGTGAAATATCCTGAATAGCCTCTGTTTGGTCGAAATCATAAACACCATAAGGAAGAAAATATTCTTTCCATGGATAAATCAATCTTCTTCTTTGAGGTGACATATCAAGAGAAAATCCTCGTGGAGAATAGCCTCCGGCATCTGTTCCTAGGGCAAAAATGTGTTTTTCATCTCTCTTTTTTACAAAAGCGGCATACATCTCACGGCCCTGGCCTCCGTTTTCACTGTTGGCGTACAAAACTACGCGGATGGTGTGGTTATTTTCGTATCCAAGTGCCTTCAGTGTTCTTAAAACTTCAATACACTGAACCACACCTGTTCCATCATCAATGGCACCTTCACCAAAATCCCACGAATCAAGCTGAGCACCTAAAACAATGACTTTAGAATCTTTTTTGCCTTGAATTTCAGCAATAATATTTGGATTTGTAATATCACCTTTTGATTCGGCAGTCATGTTGATTTTAGCAGTGACTTTTTGCTTTTTTATTATTTTTTCCAACTCATCTGCGGATCTTACTCCAATGGATAAAGCAGGTATTTTAATTTTATCATCGGGTTCGTAGTAAATCATTTTGGCATGAGGAGTATCATCATTAGCTGTTGTCAGTGATCTTATAATTAATGCTTTTGCGCCTGTTTTAGCAATGATGGAAGCAGAAATTAATTTTGATTTTGCAGTCTGCAGATAAGAATCACTTGTATTGATAGTTTTCGGGTCCATAGGAACATTCACGAAAACGATCTTGTCTTTTAACTGGCCTATGGACATTGCATTAAGCTCTGAAGTGGAATTAATTAGAACAACTTCACCTGTCAGGTCTTTTCCGCCTGTTCCTTCAGAGTTTCCAAAAGAAAGCATTCTGATATTTTTCCAGTCTCCATTTCCCACTTTTATCTGCAAAGATTCTTTTCCTCTGATCCAGACAGGTGCTTTGGCTTCTTGTCTCCAGATCATATCAATACCTATTTCCTTGAACTTTTTTTCAGCCCATTCTACGGCTTTTGTATAGCCGGGAGTTGCGCTGAAACGTGACCCGATTCCTTTCGTAAGTTCTCCAAGATTATCATAAGCCTTACCATTGGTCATGATTTCATCTGAGATTTTTCTGAATTCATCATGATAATTGAATTTGGCAAGTGTTGTTTTTTTTGCCGGACTTTTTTGTGGCTTTTTTTGAGAAAATAAAAATCCACTCAAAAAGAGTGGAAGTATAATGAATATTTTTTTCATTTTTTATTTACCTTTCTTTTTCCTTTGATAAAAGTAGGGAAAAAATGGGAATTTATTAAGGTTTCATATCGTACATTACCAGGGCTGTAATCAATTTTGGTTCAATAAATGTACATTTTGGAGGCATGCTTAATCTTAAATCCGAAATTTTAATCATGTCATTAAAACTTACAGGATAAATTCCGAAACCAACTTTACCTTCGCCACTGTCTACTTTTTCTTTTAAAAGATTGATTCCGTTGATATTGGATGTTCCTTTTACATAAGAAATAAGCTCAGAGCTGTCCGGATCTTCAATTTTCAGGATATTTTTGAAAATATACTTGTCAATAAGGTGGTGATCCAGGTTATCAAGAGACATTTCCTTGGAACGGAGATCGTGCTTCACATGAAGAGAATAGAACTTCCCATCCATATACATTGAAATATGGAATTTCTGAGAAGGGTAGTAGGAGGTTTCTCCTTTTTCATGGATAAGGAAATAATGTTCAAGTTCCTTCAGAAAAGCTTCGGGAGAAATACCATTCAGATCATGTAAGATTCTGTTATAATCATGAATTTTAATAGACTGATTGGAAACAATAAAACTGTAGACAAAGTTGTAAAGCTCAGTACCGTTATGTTTTTTGTTTTTTTCTTTGTGATA
The window above is part of the Chryseobacterium sp. MA9 genome. Proteins encoded here:
- a CDS encoding M28 family peptidase; this translates as MKKIFIILPLFLSGFLFSQKKPQKSPAKKTTLAKFNYHDEFRKISDEIMTNGKAYDNLGELTKGIGSRFSATPGYTKAVEWAEKKFKEIGIDMIWRQEAKAPVWIRGKESLQIKVGNGDWKNIRMLSFGNSEGTGGKDLTGEVVLINSTSELNAMSIGQLKDKIVFVNVPMDPKTINTSDSYLQTAKSKLISASIIAKTGAKALIIRSLTTANDDTPHAKMIYYEPDDKIKIPALSIGVRSADELEKIIKKQKVTAKINMTAESKGDITNPNIIAEIQGKKDSKVIVLGAQLDSWDFGEGAIDDGTGVVQCIEVLRTLKALGYENNHTIRVVLYANSENGGQGREMYAAFVKKRDEKHIFALGTDAGGYSPRGFSLDMSPQRRRLIYPWKEYFLPYGVYDFDQTEAIQDISPLKKLDIPLAELVVDTQRYFDYHHSEQDTFDKVNKRELLLGAVAITQMIFMVDKNW